TCTCCTGGGTGGACCGCGGCGTGCGCTACGTGCTGCCGTCTCTTGTGTTCATGATTCTTGCCGGTTCGCGCGTGGGCGCGATTGCATGGGAAAGTAGAAACCGCGCGCTGGCGGCGTTCACCGGCGCCATGGCCCTGTGGTCGGTGTGGGCCGGCGCGTCCGTTGCGCCCCATTACCTGGCCTACTTCAACGAGATCGCCGGCGGCCCCGAGAAGGGCCCGCGCTACTTCGTGGATTCCAACATCGACTGGGGACAGGATTTGAAGCAGGCGGGCGCCTTTCTCGCCGCGCTTCCCTACCAGCCCGCACTCTTTGCCGCCGATGTTTTCGGCAACCCGCAGATCCGCGGCTTCTACCTGCACGCGCGTCCCTGGACGGAGATCGCGGGAATGCCGCGCGTGAAGAATGTGCCGGTTCCGCCGCTTGCGGCGCCCGACCTCGTATGGGTTTCCGGCACGACCTACTACGGCTCGGGCAACGGGATCGGCACGCTCTTTCGGGACCGCCCCGCGCAGCGCCAGTTCGGGCACTCGGTCTTTCTCTACGACATCTCGCGCTCGCCCGCCGACTACGCCGCCATCGCCAATCACTACCTGAGCTTCGGCACCCGCGAGAAGAACATCGACCCGCGCCGCAGCGCGCTGGCCGTCCTCCAGCGCTGCAACGCGCGCTTTCCAGAGGATGCCGTGTGCAGGGGGATGCTGATTGCGCACATGAAGCGGCTGGGGATTGCGCCGGGGCTGGAACACGACCCGGAACCGGCCGGGCCGTAATCGAGCGCGCTTCTCAGTCGGCGCGCAGGATTTTTCCCGAGTAGTAGTCTTCCCGGAATTGCTGGACGAGTGAGACATCGACGTCGAGCGCCCTGGCCAGTCCGACCGGGTCGCCCAATACATCCGCCATCGCCCCGTCGAGTTTTTCCTTCCACGAGTGCATGTCCTCGTCGGAATTGCCCTGCGTCTGCCCAACACCGCCGAACCGGGAGATGAGCCAGGAAAAGATCTGGATGCAGAGCATGCCGATCCGGTGCAGTTCCATCGCGCTCTCGAAAGACGGGACGTCGGTGATCTGCGGGTTCTCCCTGAGTGCGTCCAGGTAGCGGCGAATGAAGGCCTCTTCGTGCCTGCGGCGGTCATCGGGCGTGAAGCTGACGGTCATGCAGTAGGTGATGTCCCACAGGTAGAACGTGATCGAGTTGACCTCCCAGTCGGTCAGGATCACTTCCGAGTAATCCGAGCTGAACAGGCAATTGCCCATGCGGCAGTCACCATGGCTGATCGTCACCGGCTCCCTGGCCGTGCGCTTCTGAATGGCTTTCCAGATTTCCTGGAACGAACTCGAAGCCCGCCGGGCATAGAACTGAACGCCCGGATCGAGCCAGTCCACGCCGCTTCTTTCGAGAAACTTGCCGAGAACCTTCGGCGGCATGCCTCGCAATTGCCAGGTCCTTCGGTGCAGGTCCGTG
The Chrysiogenia bacterium genome window above contains:
- a CDS encoding phosphotransferase; the encoded protein is MDSRFLALTRVITLGPLFFDLLAIDRYVFRSGNPFLGFPRNLTELFAPPDRVFRLLQREGVIPASARCISCEHCGGADTEPDKNVARIDIVYSTPGSQREELRVFVKLPSARQYKLYFKALLAAASTDNKEVAFHNVILPELARQAGGREKLGFAAPKNLFAAWSRPFERSILIQECVDMDRFHSRPDWMDADARMVERILDSATDLHRRTWQLRGMPPKVLGKFLERSGVDWLDPGVQFYARRASSSFQEIWKAIQKRTAREPVTISHGDCRMGNCLFSSDYSEVILTDWEVNSITFYLWDITYCMTVSFTPDDRRRHEEAFIRRYLDALRENPQITDVPSFESAMELHRIGMLCIQIFSWLISRFGGVGQTQGNSDEDMHSWKEKLDGAMADVLGDPVGLARALDVDVSLVQQFREDYYSGKILRAD